The region TTTCCATAGGGCTGACGACCACCTGTTCAACCTGCGCTTGCAGGGTGTCGACTCTGGCGTTCCAGAATTGTTTGAAGTTCAGGCTGGCGTTGAACACCGTCGGGGTGTTGAGCTTGACCGGCTTGCCATCGAAACCCAGGGAAAATGCGCTGTTATCGTCACCACCGGCTTCCAGATTATGGCAACTGGCACAGGACTTGGAGTTATTGACGGACAGTTGCGTCTCATTGAATAACTGGCGCCCCAACTCCACGGTGGCTGCATCCAGCATCGGCACCGGCGGCAATGGTTTGAGCGGTTCATCCAACGGCGCTGCCGAGACGGGCAGGCAGGTGCCATAGCCCAGGGCCAGGGTCATGCCCAGAACCCGTGGTGACAGGTGAAGAGTGCGTGGTGTGCTGCGGCTCAAGCGGTCGCTCCTTGCGGCAAAAAATCAGTGGGCAGGCAACAGGCTGGGGTGCCCGGTTTGCAGCAGTTGGGCGAATTCATCGGCGGCTACGGCCTTGCTGAACAGGAAACCCTGGCCCTCTTCACACTGGTGAGCTTTCAGAAATTGCAGCTGTGCAATGGTTTCCACGCCTTCGGCGACGATGTTCAAGTCCAGGCTTTTACCCAGGCTGATGATTGCGCTGATCAATTGCGCGTCCTGGCTGTTGTTGCTCAAACCGCGAATGAACGATTGATCGATTTTCAGCACATCAATCGGAAAGCGTCGCAGGTAGCTGAGGCTGGAATACCCGGTGCCGAAGTCGTCGACGGACAGCCGCACGCCCAGTGTCTTGATCTCGCGCAAGGTGGTGAGCGTGTCGTCGACGTTTTGCATCAGCACGCTTTCCGTGATTTCCAACTCCAGCAACTGCGGCGTCAGGCCCGTTTGCTCAAGGATCGCCGCCAGGTTGACGACAAAGTTACGCTGGCGAAAATCAATCGCTGAAATATTCACCGAGATACAGGTCGGCGGCAGCCCGGCGGCCTGCCACGCGCGCGCTTGCTCACACGCCTGGCGCAATACCCATTGGCTCAACGGCACGATCAGGCCACTGTCTTCGGCCACGGGAATGAAGGCGGACGGGTAGATCCAGCCATGATCGGGCTGATGCCAGCGAATCAAGGCTTCGGCGCCGACGATTTTCCCGCTGTGCAAGTCCAGTTTCGGCTGGTAGTGCAAGGTGAATTCATCGCGCTGCAGGGCCTGCCGGATGGCGCTTTCCAGGCTTTGCTGTTCCTGCGCGCGCAGGTTCATCTCGTCGATGAAAAAACTGAAATCGTTGGGGCCTTGGTCTTTGATGGCGCGCATCGCGGTTTCGGCTTTTTTGATCAATTCCACGGCGCTGCTGCTGTCATCGGGGTAAACACTGATGCCAAGGCTTGCGGTGACGCTCAGGTCGTGGCCGGCCACATAGTGGGTGGTGCTGACGGCGGCGAGGAGTTTTTCGGCAATGTACTGGGTTTGCTGGGGATGCTTGATGTCGTTGAGGATCAGCACAAATTCGTCGGAGCCGTAGCGAAACACCGAATCCGACTCGCGCACCGTCGCCACCAGGCTTTGGCTGACAAGCTTGAGCATTTCATCGCCGACCGGATGGCCCAGGGCATTGTTGATGCGCTTGAAGCGGTC is a window of Pseudomonas antarctica DNA encoding:
- a CDS encoding putative bifunctional diguanylate cyclase/phosphodiesterase is translated as MSPRSERANRRILIVDDTASIHADFRKILCADANGGQTLDSIEETLFGSAPAVRQTFVLDSAYQGQEALALVNKALADNAPYALVFIDMRMPPGWDGLETIEQLWNVDPNLQIALCTAYSDYSFEAIEARLKYDDQLLILKKPFDDLEIRQMASALTWKWQLAQDAAFKLIGLERTIEERVQELLKVSHLLQYDALTELPNSTLLGDRLTQATAVCRRHGTQLAVIFIGLDRFKRINNALGHPVGDEMLKLVSQSLVATVRESDSVFRYGSDEFVLILNDIKHPQQTQYIAEKLLAAVSTTHYVAGHDLSVTASLGISVYPDDSSSAVELIKKAETAMRAIKDQGPNDFSFFIDEMNLRAQEQQSLESAIRQALQRDEFTLHYQPKLDLHSGKIVGAEALIRWHQPDHGWIYPSAFIPVAEDSGLIVPLSQWVLRQACEQARAWQAAGLPPTCISVNISAIDFRQRNFVVNLAAILEQTGLTPQLLELEITESVLMQNVDDTLTTLREIKTLGVRLSVDDFGTGYSSLSYLRRFPIDVLKIDQSFIRGLSNNSQDAQLISAIISLGKSLDLNIVAEGVETIAQLQFLKAHQCEEGQGFLFSKAVAADEFAQLLQTGHPSLLPAH